The following coding sequences are from one Reyranella humidisoli window:
- a CDS encoding AMP-binding protein: MPDLDLNGPRDVAFCRFEESWVERPAIELFAEIAERRPDAVACEDGDGGFTFAEMWKAACWLAGLIDTAIPSGGAVGVLLPNQASYPAAVLACLGASRSCILIDRNYPQERVAAVVRDAGLSAVIMSRADIASGYLLPAGVRPFAIEDAFAAAEVPPAMPAVPASADSASFVVYTSGSTGQPKGIILSQRAVLHRAAELVNAVHLHAADKVLSLASPGTIGGLQQIFEVMLCGAALVKLDLQRIGLGQVLRAVAERRITMMFSTPAVWRSVMQLEGAREALTSLRCIQTSGDVLLRVDHELVRKVLPSNCAILSVYGATEAPALLQWFVTEPPHDEARVPVGYPLPDIDFGVIDEHGQPVADGGEGELVVRSAFMSLGLWCDGDVAPGPFEFDSSRPHLKTYRTGDLVRRRSDGLFVMLGRRDRQIKIRGNRVELAEIEAALRRDPSVADAAVVARMVDDEPHLFAFVVPRGSVAAGFPAEIRNSLARTLPPYMRPRAVHVLDGLPLLPGRKVDEAALLACAAVDVEVPAPTPSPTAGPRARAMVNRAWRAAVGRAPRSGQSFEDSGGDSLAFPQMIFHLERLAGRALPLERFHARLDEEGIARAVESFLEEKPRELAADEPVIFFFPPAGGADGLLAGFCRSLAERLTLRMLRYPGAGVLARADTGFETIVRLAVEQIIREKPHGPLALAGYSAGGDVAYATMTQLIAEGREVVLLGVFDTDVSGVIYPAEPVPRRRPRDQVARLRRGFRRGYWVTLAAAILSDDLFTRRGIRAALRALMALDPPLPESWRMTLPTVILLRLFHRLHTEWLNRLRPVRCDVPVVLFRSDEPRPPEVPQDLGWSNRTSRVDVVPVAGDHWRMFEAPDVDRMFAECVFAALQARRST, from the coding sequence GTGCCCGATCTCGATCTGAACGGGCCGCGAGACGTTGCCTTTTGCCGCTTCGAAGAGAGCTGGGTCGAGCGTCCGGCGATCGAATTGTTCGCCGAGATCGCCGAGCGACGACCCGATGCCGTTGCCTGCGAGGATGGCGATGGCGGATTCACTTTCGCTGAGATGTGGAAGGCCGCGTGCTGGCTCGCGGGACTCATCGATACGGCCATTCCTTCCGGCGGGGCGGTGGGCGTATTGCTGCCCAATCAGGCATCGTACCCGGCGGCCGTACTGGCGTGCCTCGGCGCATCGCGTTCCTGCATCCTGATCGATCGGAACTATCCTCAGGAGCGGGTTGCGGCGGTGGTAAGGGATGCCGGCCTTTCGGCCGTCATCATGAGCCGCGCCGATATCGCTTCGGGCTATCTGCTGCCGGCAGGTGTACGTCCGTTCGCCATCGAGGATGCCTTCGCTGCTGCGGAAGTTCCGCCTGCCATGCCGGCCGTGCCGGCGTCGGCCGACTCCGCGAGCTTCGTCGTCTACACGTCCGGTAGCACTGGCCAGCCCAAGGGAATCATTCTCAGCCAGCGCGCGGTCCTGCATCGCGCGGCAGAGTTGGTGAATGCCGTGCACCTGCACGCCGCTGACAAGGTTCTGTCGCTGGCGTCACCCGGAACGATCGGTGGTCTGCAGCAGATCTTCGAAGTCATGCTGTGCGGCGCGGCCCTCGTGAAACTCGACCTGCAGCGCATCGGTCTGGGGCAGGTGTTGCGGGCGGTCGCCGAGCGGCGCATCACGATGATGTTTTCCACGCCTGCCGTCTGGCGCAGCGTGATGCAACTCGAAGGTGCGCGCGAGGCGCTGACCAGTCTGCGCTGCATCCAGACTTCGGGCGACGTCCTGCTCCGCGTCGACCACGAGCTGGTGCGGAAAGTACTGCCGTCGAACTGCGCGATACTGTCGGTCTACGGCGCGACCGAAGCACCGGCCCTGCTTCAGTGGTTCGTGACCGAGCCGCCGCACGACGAGGCCCGCGTGCCGGTCGGCTATCCCCTGCCCGACATCGACTTCGGTGTGATCGACGAACACGGCCAGCCGGTGGCCGATGGCGGGGAGGGAGAACTCGTCGTGCGCAGCGCCTTCATGTCGCTCGGCCTGTGGTGCGACGGCGACGTGGCGCCGGGGCCGTTCGAGTTCGATTCCTCCCGGCCGCATCTCAAGACCTACCGCACCGGCGACCTCGTTCGGCGCCGGTCCGACGGGCTTTTCGTCATGCTCGGCCGGCGTGACCGGCAGATCAAGATCCGTGGCAACCGTGTCGAACTCGCCGAGATAGAAGCGGCACTACGCCGGGACCCGTCCGTCGCGGATGCCGCGGTGGTCGCGCGGATGGTCGACGACGAGCCTCACCTGTTCGCCTTCGTGGTGCCGCGCGGTTCCGTGGCGGCGGGATTCCCGGCGGAAATCCGCAACAGTCTCGCCCGAACCCTGCCGCCGTACATGCGCCCGCGGGCCGTCCACGTCCTGGACGGCCTGCCATTGTTGCCAGGGCGCAAGGTCGACGAAGCAGCGCTGCTCGCCTGCGCCGCCGTGGACGTCGAGGTCCCTGCACCCACACCCTCGCCGACCGCCGGCCCGCGGGCGAGGGCAATGGTGAACCGGGCTTGGCGTGCAGCGGTCGGCCGGGCGCCGCGCTCCGGACAGTCCTTCGAAGATTCCGGCGGGGACTCGCTCGCTTTCCCGCAGATGATCTTCCATCTCGAACGGCTGGCCGGCCGCGCGCTGCCGCTGGAAAGGTTCCACGCCCGGCTGGATGAAGAAGGAATCGCACGCGCTGTCGAGAGCTTCCTCGAGGAGAAGCCGCGTGAACTTGCGGCGGACGAACCCGTGATTTTCTTCTTCCCGCCAGCCGGCGGCGCCGATGGCTTGCTCGCCGGCTTCTGCCGCTCCCTTGCCGAGCGCCTTACTCTGAGGATGCTGCGCTATCCCGGCGCCGGTGTGCTGGCTCGGGCCGACACCGGGTTCGAAACCATCGTCAGGCTCGCCGTCGAGCAGATCATCCGCGAAAAGCCTCACGGTCCTCTCGCTCTCGCCGGCTATTCCGCCGGGGGTGACGTTGCGTACGCGACGATGACCCAGCTCATCGCCGAAGGCCGCGAAGTCGTGTTGTTGGGCGTGTTCGACACGGACGTGAGCGGCGTCATCTATCCGGCGGAGCCGGTGCCGCGCCGTCGTCCGCGGGACCAGGTGGCCCGCCTGCGGCGAGGGTTCCGGCGCGGCTACTGGGTCACACTGGCAGCTGCCATCCTCTCGGACGATCTCTTCACCAGGCGAGGAATCCGTGCGGCGCTACGGGCGCTGATGGCGCTCGACCCGCCCCTGCCGGAGTCGTGGAGGATGACCCTGCCGACCGTCATCCTGCTGCGCCTGTTTCACCGCCTCCACACCGAGTGGCTGAATCGGCTGAGGCCGGTACGGTGCGACGTTCCGGTCGTCCTTTTTCGCTCGGATGAGCCCCGGCCCCCCGAGGTTCCCCAAGATTTGGGGTGGTCGAACCGTACCAGTCGTGTCGACGTGGTCCCTGTTGCCGGAGACCATTGGCGAATGTTCGAAGCCCCGGACGTCGACCGAATGTTCGCCGAGTGCGTGTTCGCTGCCTTGCAGGCAAGGAGAAGCACTTAG
- a CDS encoding CoA-binding protein, with protein MTGSDLGRLFTPRSIAVLGASASPDKLGGQVFGRLASSFKGDLIAVNPSETAIAGRPAVPSLRDLPSPVDLVVALLPGEALVEAIEHCPQGQAAFLLAIPSGFGEVAHEGPALQRRLAEAAHRAGMRVVGPNCVGVLNMDAGLNASIIPLMPPGGRPGLGIATQSGGFGMATAMYACDNGLAISSFCDVGNTVDVSLADCVDHLAADPATGVIGLYVESVRDTAGFQRAVEQAARRKPVILCPLARSPAGQAASLAHVGIAADGVLLVQAARAAITVDSGLDLLHVAKMLLWQAPRTLHGRRLAVVTGTGGIGTEIADLASERGLAVHRFSDRLTKAIANHLPPYAASGNPVDLTPVWRDYPELYPLVIEEIARSGEADLIAVSITDVPTTRPDLARSLARTIPRLGVPTAVYWASRDSDVANMAPLQAARVPCYRATRELALALAALARSDTSCTEGPE; from the coding sequence ATGACAGGCTCCGACCTCGGCCGACTCTTCACGCCACGCTCGATCGCGGTTCTTGGTGCTTCGGCCAGCCCCGACAAGCTGGGAGGCCAGGTGTTCGGGCGTCTCGCCTCTTCGTTCAAGGGTGACCTGATCGCCGTCAATCCGTCGGAGACCGCCATCGCCGGCCGGCCAGCCGTGCCGTCGCTACGCGACCTGCCATCGCCGGTCGATCTCGTCGTCGCGCTGCTTCCGGGTGAAGCGCTGGTCGAGGCGATCGAGCACTGCCCGCAAGGACAGGCGGCGTTTCTGCTGGCCATTCCCAGCGGCTTCGGCGAGGTCGCGCACGAAGGTCCCGCGCTTCAACGGCGCCTGGCCGAGGCCGCGCACCGAGCCGGCATGCGTGTCGTGGGCCCCAACTGCGTCGGCGTGCTGAACATGGACGCCGGCCTGAATGCCTCGATCATTCCGCTGATGCCACCGGGTGGGCGTCCAGGCCTCGGCATCGCCACCCAGAGCGGCGGCTTCGGCATGGCGACGGCCATGTATGCCTGCGACAACGGGCTGGCGATCTCCTCTTTCTGCGACGTCGGCAACACGGTCGACGTCTCATTGGCCGATTGCGTGGACCACCTCGCAGCCGATCCCGCGACCGGCGTGATCGGCCTGTATGTCGAATCGGTGCGCGATACCGCCGGGTTCCAGCGTGCAGTCGAGCAGGCGGCCCGCCGCAAGCCCGTCATCCTCTGTCCACTCGCGCGCTCTCCGGCAGGCCAGGCAGCTTCGCTCGCTCATGTGGGCATCGCGGCCGATGGGGTCTTGCTGGTGCAAGCGGCACGCGCCGCCATTACGGTCGATTCGGGTCTCGATCTGCTGCACGTCGCCAAGATGCTGCTGTGGCAGGCTCCACGCACGCTGCACGGCCGTCGGCTTGCCGTCGTCACCGGGACGGGCGGGATCGGCACCGAGATCGCCGACCTCGCGAGCGAGCGAGGCCTCGCGGTGCATCGCTTCTCCGATCGCCTGACCAAGGCGATCGCCAACCATTTGCCGCCCTATGCCGCATCGGGCAATCCGGTCGACCTGACGCCGGTATGGCGCGACTATCCGGAACTCTATCCGCTGGTCATCGAGGAGATTGCCCGTTCGGGCGAGGCCGATCTCATCGCCGTCTCCATCACCGACGTTCCAACCACCCGGCCTGACCTCGCAAGAAGCCTCGCTCGGACGATTCCCCGGCTCGGCGTTCCCACGGCGGTCTACTGGGCGTCGCGCGATTCCGACGTCGCAAACATGGCGCCGCTGCAGGCGGCGCGGGTGCCATGCTATCGGGCCACGCGAGAACTCGCGCTGGCGCTCGCCGCGCTGGCGCGCTCCGACACAAGCTGCACCGAGGGCCCCGAGTGA
- a CDS encoding DUF4864 domain-containing protein, translating to MALRFLLILGMTLGLALPAAAQVSPADQTAIRGVIEGQVEAFRRDDGEAAFGYASPNIRSLFGTPETFMDVVRQGYRPVYRPQVFEFREIVTLHGMPTQKVHVVGPDGRPVTAFYPMTQQPDGSWRIEGCYLQAPEEHQA from the coding sequence ATGGCTCTTCGCTTCCTCCTGATCCTCGGCATGACCCTCGGCCTGGCGCTGCCGGCCGCAGCTCAGGTCTCGCCTGCCGACCAGACCGCGATCCGCGGCGTGATCGAGGGCCAGGTCGAAGCCTTCCGCCGCGACGACGGCGAGGCCGCCTTCGGCTATGCCTCGCCCAACATCCGCAGCCTGTTCGGCACGCCCGAGACCTTCATGGACGTCGTGCGCCAGGGGTATCGCCCGGTGTACCGGCCGCAGGTCTTCGAGTTCCGCGAAATCGTCACGCTGCACGGGATGCCGACGCAGAAGGTGCATGTGGTCGGGCCCGACGGGCGGCCGGTCACCGCCTTCTATCCGATGACGCAGCAACCCGACGGAAGCTGGCGCATCGAAGGCTGCTACCTCCAGGCGCCTGAAGAACACCAGGCCTGA
- a CDS encoding DMT family transporter: protein MSRVSPKVLALLGALTLVWGTNWPLFRIALDELPVFTFRTLVLSSAVIMLTTILLVRRESFAVPKGKWPALILASAMNIGIWNIATSLAVLYIPSGHASVLAYTMPLWVAVLGFVVFGQKLTGRLLAAIAIGAGAVAALMIPNFQSYASAPLGLFWGLLAGFCWAVGTFVVKRTNWSGMGLSLTFWQVLITLPPIALGALVFDGLPTHWPSAQALAATIYTGAIPMALGTATWFTLVKLLPAQVAALSSIAIPIVAIVSGILMLNEPLSTLQAVAIGSTVIALWLALVPGRQR from the coding sequence ATGTCCCGCGTTTCGCCCAAGGTGCTGGCTCTGCTCGGCGCGCTCACCCTCGTCTGGGGGACCAACTGGCCGCTGTTCCGGATCGCGCTCGACGAGTTGCCGGTCTTCACTTTCCGCACCCTGGTCCTGTCGTCCGCGGTGATCATGCTGACCACGATCCTGCTGGTGCGCCGCGAGAGCTTCGCCGTGCCGAAGGGCAAGTGGCCCGCGCTGATCCTCGCCTCCGCCATGAACATCGGCATCTGGAACATCGCGACGTCGCTGGCCGTGCTCTACATCCCCTCCGGCCATGCCTCGGTGCTGGCCTACACGATGCCGCTGTGGGTCGCGGTGCTGGGCTTCGTCGTGTTCGGCCAGAAGCTCACCGGACGATTGCTCGCGGCCATCGCGATCGGCGCGGGCGCCGTCGCGGCGCTGATGATCCCCAACTTCCAGAGCTACGCGTCCGCGCCGCTCGGCCTGTTTTGGGGCCTGCTGGCGGGCTTCTGCTGGGCCGTCGGCACCTTCGTCGTGAAGCGCACGAACTGGTCCGGCATGGGTCTCTCGCTCACCTTCTGGCAGGTCCTGATCACGCTGCCGCCGATCGCTCTGGGGGCGCTGGTCTTCGACGGGCTGCCGACGCACTGGCCCTCGGCGCAGGCGCTTGCCGCCACGATCTACACCGGAGCGATCCCGATGGCGCTCGGCACCGCGACCTGGTTCACCCTGGTCAAGCTGTTGCCGGCGCAGGTGGCGGCCCTCTCCTCGATCGCGATTCCCATCGTGGCGATCGTGAGTGGAATCCTGATGCTGAACGAACCGCTGTCGACATTGCAGGCCGTGGCCATCGGCTCCACGGTGATCGCGCTCTGGCTCGCTCTGGTGCCGGGCCGACAGCGATAG
- a CDS encoding Hsp20/alpha crystallin family protein, whose translation MAKGDPRDWMWAEALQMLAQAERMHHQVFRPQTAGRLRPSWEPPVDVLETEREVLILAALPGVDVQTVEAVIENGALVLSGERTVPAELRTAKIHRMELPQGRFERRIELPPGHYGEVRRFEVNGCLAVTLAKAVVRRQP comes from the coding sequence ATGGCAAAAGGCGATCCACGAGACTGGATGTGGGCCGAAGCGCTGCAGATGCTGGCGCAGGCGGAACGCATGCACCATCAGGTCTTCCGGCCGCAGACGGCCGGCCGGCTGCGGCCCAGCTGGGAACCGCCTGTCGACGTGCTCGAGACCGAACGCGAGGTGCTGATCCTCGCCGCGCTGCCCGGCGTCGACGTCCAGACAGTCGAGGCCGTGATCGAGAACGGCGCGCTCGTCCTGTCGGGCGAGCGCACGGTTCCGGCCGAGCTGCGGACCGCCAAGATCCATCGCATGGAGCTGCCGCAGGGCCGCTTCGAGCGCCGCATCGAGCTGCCGCCCGGCCATTACGGCGAAGTGCGCCGCTTCGAGGTGAACGGTTGCCTCGCGGTGACGCTCGCCAAGGCGGTCGTGCGGAGGCAGCCATGA
- the lon gene encoding endopeptidase La: MTAAMPETKPETKPLPSDALIVVPVRDLVLFPEMVFPVSVGRPSSVAAIQQAVREQRQILLVLQREPAKEDLVPADLHTVGTVVNILRYVTTPDGNHHIVCQGVQRFRITDFVDGHPFMMARGLHLAEPTDTGAEIEARFLVLKQQIRDTLELLPQVPQELRQTVENTTSAGSLADLAASYLDSKPDEKQEILEAIDLVPRLDKVTQLLSTRLEVLRISSEIGNKTKNSLDARQREMVLREQMAAIQRELGEDDSNKQAIADLDKAITEAKMPPEAETAARKELRRLQRTPEASAEHGMIRTYLDTLVELPWALPETQPIDIAEARRVLDADHFGLEKIKKRIVEYLAVRKLAPEGKAPILCFAGPPGVGKTSLGQSIARAMGRKFARVSLGGVHDEAEIRGHRRTYIGALPGTIIQAIRKAGSRDCVMMLDEIDKMGSGVHGDPSAAMLEVLDPEQNGTFRDNYLDVPFDLSRVVFIATANMLDTIPGPLRDRMEIISLTGYTAGEKLQIARRYLVRRQLEANGLTADQAGIDDAALKLIIEGYTREAGVRWLEREIGRALRHVAVQVAEGSATKVQIGTADIEELLGPVRFENDVAMRTSVPGVATGLAWTPVGGDILFIEATRSPGNGRLILTGQLGDVMKESAQAALSVIKNKAKSIGIDAALFEKNDIHVHVPAGATPKDGPSAGVAMFMALASLMTGRTIRSDTAMTGEISLRGLVLPVGGIKEKVVAAAAAGITRVMLPARNKRDFDDIPEEVRNTLEFIWLEKVDDAVAQALTPDATDENEEG; the protein is encoded by the coding sequence ATGACCGCCGCCATGCCCGAAACGAAGCCTGAGACGAAGCCGTTGCCGTCCGACGCCCTGATCGTCGTGCCGGTGCGCGACCTCGTCCTCTTCCCCGAGATGGTGTTCCCCGTCAGCGTCGGTCGGCCCTCGTCGGTCGCCGCCATCCAGCAGGCCGTGCGCGAACAGCGCCAGATCCTGCTGGTGCTGCAGCGCGAGCCCGCCAAGGAGGATCTCGTGCCTGCCGACCTGCATACGGTCGGCACGGTCGTGAACATCCTGCGCTACGTCACGACACCCGACGGCAATCATCACATCGTCTGCCAAGGCGTGCAGCGCTTCCGCATCACCGACTTCGTCGACGGCCATCCCTTCATGATGGCGCGCGGCCTGCATCTGGCGGAGCCGACCGATACGGGTGCGGAGATCGAGGCGCGCTTCCTCGTCCTGAAGCAGCAGATCCGCGACACGCTAGAACTGCTGCCTCAGGTGCCGCAGGAGTTGCGCCAGACCGTCGAGAACACGACATCCGCCGGCTCGCTGGCCGACCTCGCCGCTTCCTATCTCGATTCCAAGCCGGACGAGAAGCAGGAGATCCTGGAGGCGATCGATCTCGTGCCGCGTCTCGACAAGGTCACGCAGCTGCTGTCCACGCGGCTGGAGGTGCTGCGCATCAGCAGCGAGATCGGCAACAAGACCAAGAACTCGCTCGACGCGCGCCAGCGCGAGATGGTGCTGCGCGAGCAGATGGCCGCGATCCAGCGCGAGCTGGGCGAGGACGATTCGAACAAGCAGGCGATCGCCGATCTCGACAAGGCGATCACCGAGGCGAAGATGCCGCCGGAGGCCGAGACCGCCGCCCGCAAGGAGCTGCGGCGCCTGCAGCGCACGCCCGAGGCGTCGGCCGAGCACGGCATGATCCGCACCTACCTCGACACCTTGGTCGAGCTGCCTTGGGCATTGCCCGAGACGCAGCCGATCGACATCGCCGAGGCGCGGCGCGTGCTCGACGCCGATCATTTCGGCCTGGAGAAGATCAAGAAGCGCATCGTCGAGTATCTCGCCGTGCGCAAGCTGGCGCCCGAAGGCAAGGCGCCGATCCTGTGCTTCGCGGGGCCGCCGGGCGTCGGCAAGACGTCGCTCGGCCAGTCGATCGCCCGGGCGATGGGCCGCAAGTTCGCGCGCGTGAGCTTGGGCGGCGTGCATGACGAGGCCGAGATCCGCGGCCATCGGCGGACCTATATCGGCGCCCTGCCGGGCACCATCATCCAGGCGATCCGCAAGGCGGGCTCGCGCGACTGCGTGATGATGCTCGACGAGATCGACAAGATGGGCAGCGGCGTACACGGCGACCCGTCGGCGGCGATGCTCGAAGTGCTCGACCCAGAGCAGAACGGGACGTTCCGCGACAACTATCTCGACGTGCCGTTCGACCTCAGCCGCGTGGTGTTCATCGCCACGGCCAATATGCTCGACACGATCCCGGGCCCGTTGCGCGACCGCATGGAGATCATCTCGCTCACCGGCTACACCGCCGGCGAGAAGCTGCAGATCGCCCGGCGCTACCTGGTGCGCCGCCAGCTCGAGGCCAACGGCCTCACGGCGGACCAGGCGGGCATCGACGACGCGGCGCTGAAGCTGATCATCGAAGGCTACACGCGCGAGGCCGGCGTCCGCTGGCTCGAACGCGAGATCGGCCGCGCGCTGCGCCATGTCGCCGTGCAGGTGGCCGAGGGCTCGGCAACCAAGGTGCAGATCGGCACCGCCGACATCGAGGAGCTGCTGGGGCCGGTCCGCTTCGAGAACGACGTGGCGATGCGCACCAGCGTGCCCGGCGTGGCCACGGGCCTCGCCTGGACGCCGGTGGGCGGCGACATCCTGTTCATCGAGGCGACGCGCTCGCCGGGCAACGGACGGCTGATCCTCACCGGTCAGCTCGGCGACGTGATGAAAGAGAGCGCGCAGGCGGCGCTCAGCGTCATCAAGAACAAGGCGAAGTCGATCGGCATCGACGCCGCCCTGTTCGAGAAGAACGACATCCATGTGCACGTGCCGGCCGGCGCCACGCCCAAGGACGGGCCGAGCGCGGGCGTGGCGATGTTCATGGCGCTGGCCTCGCTGATGACCGGCCGCACGATCCGCAGCGACACCGCCATGACGGGCGAGATCAGCCTGCGCGGGCTGGTGCTGCCGGTCGGCGGGATCAAGGAGAAGGTCGTGGCCGCCGCCGCCGCGGGCATCACGCGGGTCATGCTGCCAGCGCGCAACAAGCGCGACTTTGACGACATCCCGGAAGAAGTGCGCAACACGCTCGAGTTCATCTGGCTCGAGAAGGTCGACGACGCCGTCGCTCAGGCGCTGACGCCGGATGCCACGGACGAGAACGAAGAGGGCTGA
- a CDS encoding amidohydrolase family protein: MDNRPDSIRNVSWAVVRDGAEKRHVYRREVDLHLKDGRIVEVTPAGARPTGPAEIVIDGRGMLALPGLVNIHSHPSTEPGYRGVREDHGVPEQQMTGLMERLQAFRLSDDGRQGAATMAYSEMLRAGTTTACDVTVPFEGWLETMARSGMRFHAAPTFASARWGMASPQTVTWKWDEAAGFAQFEKAKRVMDEAEAHNSGRLSAVVFPAQIDTVTPELFAAGRKHADDTGRRFSTHVGQSVVEVREMIRRHNMTPIQWAAQNGLMKSDTIMAHCILLDDHPQINWHTRKDLDLIAEAGASVAHCPQPFARYGLAMDHVGRYREKGVNVGLGTDCAPHNLIEEMRLAIVAGRLMSEDIRSLDTAGAFEAATFGGAAALGRDDIGALAPGMSADIVLVDLNHPLMQPARDPLRSFVFHAADRAVKTVLVDGEVVLKDGNPVHLDPVAAMERVAEAQARMLRDSVKLDYANRPGDEISPLSLRIT, translated from the coding sequence ATGGATAACCGGCCTGATTCGATCAGAAACGTCTCCTGGGCCGTCGTCCGGGACGGCGCCGAGAAACGCCACGTCTATCGCCGCGAAGTCGATCTTCATCTGAAGGACGGCCGCATCGTCGAGGTCACGCCCGCTGGCGCCCGTCCCACGGGACCGGCGGAGATCGTGATCGACGGTCGCGGGATGCTGGCGCTGCCGGGCCTGGTCAACATCCATTCCCATCCCTCGACCGAGCCGGGCTATCGCGGCGTCCGCGAGGATCATGGCGTGCCCGAACAGCAGATGACGGGCCTGATGGAGCGGCTGCAGGCGTTTCGCCTGAGCGACGACGGCCGCCAGGGTGCCGCGACGATGGCCTATTCGGAGATGCTGCGCGCCGGAACGACGACCGCCTGCGACGTCACCGTGCCGTTCGAAGGCTGGCTGGAGACGATGGCGCGGAGCGGCATGCGCTTCCATGCGGCGCCCACCTTCGCATCGGCGCGCTGGGGCATGGCCTCGCCGCAGACCGTGACGTGGAAATGGGACGAGGCGGCGGGCTTCGCCCAGTTCGAGAAGGCCAAGCGCGTCATGGACGAAGCGGAGGCGCACAATTCGGGTCGTCTCTCGGCCGTGGTCTTCCCCGCCCAGATCGACACGGTGACCCCGGAGCTGTTCGCGGCCGGCCGCAAGCATGCCGACGACACGGGCCGTCGTTTCTCGACCCATGTCGGCCAGTCGGTCGTCGAGGTGCGCGAGATGATCCGCCGCCACAACATGACGCCCATCCAGTGGGCGGCGCAGAACGGCTTGATGAAATCCGACACGATCATGGCCCACTGCATCCTGCTCGACGATCACCCGCAGATAAACTGGCACACGCGCAAGGACCTCGACCTGATCGCCGAGGCCGGCGCCTCGGTGGCGCATTGTCCGCAGCCTTTCGCGCGCTACGGCCTGGCGATGGATCATGTCGGCCGCTATCGCGAAAAGGGCGTGAATGTCGGCCTTGGCACCGATTGCGCACCGCACAATCTGATCGAGGAGATGCGGCTGGCCATCGTCGCCGGCCGCCTGATGAGCGAGGATATCCGCAGCCTCGACACCGCCGGCGCCTTCGAGGCCGCGACCTTCGGCGGCGCGGCCGCGCTGGGGCGTGACGATATCGGCGCGCTGGCGCCGGGCATGTCGGCCGACATCGTGCTGGTCGACCTCAACCATCCGCTCATGCAGCCGGCCCGCGACCCGCTGCGCTCCTTCGTCTTCCACGCCGCCGATCGCGCAGTGAAGACCGTGCTGGTCGACGGCGAAGTGGTACTGAAGGACGGAAATCCGGTCCATCTCGATCCGGTCGCCGCCATGGAACGCGTCGCCGAGGCGCAGGCCCGCATGCTGCGCGATTCGGTCAAGCTCGACTACGCGAACCGTCCCGGCGACGAGATCTCACCGCTGTCGCTGCGGATTACATAG